From Alosa sapidissima isolate fAloSap1 chromosome 2, fAloSap1.pri, whole genome shotgun sequence, one genomic window encodes:
- the LOC121702748 gene encoding uncharacterized protein LOC121702748 codes for MWFCWFLACCLAARQDEHSSGRAIKKRVKKYRLEELNRELEALGVNVDGHGQDMDENKNKNKKTKKELQKLLINELKRIEDGRTGLDKRARERAEGLTLPMEIPEDVLNVLNDLDAFLDKELEDYERNEQRDDNVKAVLDSLLHKVDSTLASEGLKDKGEKESVLRPEVGDSKEAEREANFWSARENHKGSVPRRRFRGARHSSRRLTV; via the exons ATGTGGTTCTGCTGGTTCTTAGCCTGCTGCCTAGCAGCACGGCAGGATGAGCACAGTTCAGGTAGAGCCATTAAGAAGCGCGTGAAAAAATACAGACTGGAGGAACTAAATAGAGAGCTGGAGGCTTTGGGGGTTAACGTTGATGGACATGGACAAGACATggatgaaaataaaaataaaaacaaaaagaccAAAAAGGAACTCCAAAAGCTCCTAATAAATGAGCTGAAACGGATCGAGGATGGCAGAACTGGCCTGGACAAGAGGGCTAGGGAGAGGGCAGAAGGACTAACTCTGCCCATGGAGATCCCAGAAGACGTCCTAAATGTTCTTAATGATCTTGATGCATTCTTGGACAAAGAGTTGGAAGACTATGAGAGAAATGAACAGAGGGATGACAATGTGAAAGCTGTGCTCGACAGTCTCCTACATAAAGTGGACTCGACTCTGG CGTCAGAAGGACTGAAAGacaaaggagaaaaggagagtgtCTTGAGGCCAGAGGTTGGAGACAGTAAGGAGGCCGAGCGAGAAGCCAATTTCTGGAGTGCCAGAGAGAACCACAAAGGCTCTGTCCCCAGGAGGAGGTTTCGGGGGGCCAGACACAGCAGCAGACGGCTGACTGTGTGA
- the pdk1 gene encoding pyruvate dehydrogenase (acetyl-transferring) kinase isozyme 1, mitochondrial, translating into MRILRALMKNAATGKQIDYFSRFSPSPLSMKQFLDFGSENACEKTSFVFLRQELPVRLANIMKEINLLPDNLLRTPSVRLVQSWYMQSFQDILEFKDKNADDEKVTYAFTDAVIKIRNRHNDVVPTMAQGVVEYKEAYGTDPITSQNMQYFLDRFYMSRISIRMLLNQHTLLFGGKVRVNPAHPKQIGSIDPHCEVTDVVRDAYENARNLCDRYYMNSPGLILEEFSVKGSGNPVTMVYVPSHLYHMLFELFKNAMRATMELYGDALEYPPVQAQVALGHEDLTIKVSDRGGGVPLRKIDRLFTYTYSTAPVPPMDSARATPLAGFGYGLPISRLYARYFQGDLKLYSLEGFGTDAVIYIRALSTESIERLPVYNKSAWKHYKTIHEADDWCVPSKEPKDMTTFRSF; encoded by the exons GATCGGAAAATGCATGCGAGAAGACATCATTCGTCTTCCTAAGACAAGAGCTGCCGGTGAGACTGGCAAACATAATGAAAGAAATCAATCTGTTACCAGATAATCTTCTTAGGACCCCCTCTGTACGTCTGGTACAAAGCTG GTATATGCAAAGTTTTCAAGACATTCTGGAGTTCAAGGACAAAAATGCAGATGATGAAAAAGTCACATATGC GTTCACAGATGCTGTTATAAAGATTCGTAACAGGCACAATGATGTCGTGCCTACCATGGCCCAAGGTGTTGTGGAGTACAAAGAGGCCTATGGCACAGACCCCATCACCAGCCAGAACATGCAGTACTTTCTGGACCGCTTCTATATGAGCCGCATATCCATCAGGATGCTTCTTAACCAACATA CTTTGTTGTTTGGTGGTAAAGTGAGAGTAAACCCAGCCCATCCCAAACAGATTGGCAGCATTGATCCTCACTGTGAGGTCACTGATGTTGTCAGAG ATGCATATGAAAATGCGAGAAACCTTTGTGATCGATATTACATGAACTCTCCTGGCTTGATTTTAGAAGAATTCAGTG TTAAAGGAAGTGGAAATCCTGTAACAATGGTATATGTACCATCACATCTCTACCATATGCTGTTTGAACTATTTAAG AATGCCATGCGTGCAACCATGGAACTGTATGGGGATGCTCTCGAGTACCCCCCGGTCCAGGCCCAGGTGGCCTTGGGCCATGAGGATCTCACTATAAAG GTCAGTGATCGTGGTGGAGGAGTTCCCTTAAGGAAGATTGACCGGTTATTCACCTACACGTACTCTACGGCCCCTGTGCCGCCTATGGACTCGGCACGAGCCACACCTTTG GCTGGCTTTGGATATGGGTTGCCCATTTCACGATTATATGCAAGATATTTCCAAGGCGATTTGAAGTTGTACTCGCTGGAGGGTTTCGGTACAGATGCTGTTATATACATCAGG GCCTTGTCCACAGAGTCCATAGAGAGGCTTCCTGTTTACAACAAGTCGGCCTGGAAGCACTACAAAACCATTCACGAGGCAGACGACTGGTGTGTCCCCAGCAAGGAGCCCAAGGACATGACTACCTTCCGCAGTTTCTAG